tttgaacccgaaatcatcggttaagatgcacgcgttctaaccactgggccatcttggctccgTGTGCCTAGGGTGCCATCGTATCTTTGTTAACACATCCCGAAGGGAATGCTACGAGATTCTAAATAGCCCTAGCAGCGTTATACTGTGATGATTTAAAAACCTTGACCTTAAAAAACCGTGGTAaagagttttctttttataaatatttaactcttTTTGTTAAAGccaaatctaaataataatttagttttgaaaaattaaatatttttatattgatgcgCTGTTTTAAATAgagttgttttttgtttttaaatagaattaaaatttgaaatatataaaaaaaataatgcaatgtTACTTCTCGCATTTTTTCTGAAAATTGTTGACGtaggtgtttatatttttaatgttaaaattactgAATATTCATCCTTAATAACGTCTTATACAATGTGAGACAAGTGTATCTCTCTCACTTGCGAAAGGTgttgagaaatatatatttgtctttttttaactACAAGGGCATCACACTATAGCAGCGATTTTATttctctgttttatttttttaattgtaatacaatATGATTTGATAAcacttttaattacattttgtaagGGCATAACGTGTTATGTAACGTTTAGTTAAatgattaatacatttttgttactaaaaatagcataagaataaaattacactGATTATTCTCTTAGCAAAATACCtacaacaatttataaaattattattgtgaaaaTGAATGCGAAATCTTGTTATATTGTGTTTTTCTTAGCAGgtacgtatgtatatacatttttcattagACTTTTTACCTACAATATATGAACAGACATTGAAATTTGCAGTTGCAGttcgttatatataaaagttatatatattttataagttcttaagaaaattttaattgaaaaactgtaatagcctgtaaatctcccactgttgggctaaagtttcttctttttataaaaaaaagatttcgaACTTTTCTCAATATCCTATTCCAATATTTGGTAGTGGACAGATTTTCATCCCGTGGGTTACGTCACGATGTTATACTTCGTCAGGCaagagatgaataataaacccGAGATTAGTAATAAGTATATGAagattcagtgatgcttgttatttatttaattttgatttattaagattttaatgcAAGACAAGTCAAGAAAAACTAGCTATagctagttttatttttatatagttttattttttttcatatttttaaatatggtcagataatttaaattatgttactttAGTGGCTTAAGGTATTAATCGTAGTTAGGACATATGCTTctataataattcaatagttaatatattattaacgaaaTTAACCATTACTAGTTGAAGTCTCGAAGGGCGATAGCAAAGCTGTTAAATACCTTGAGTTatagagtataataataataataataataatatatattttctaagatCAGATATTGTCAGCAATCATTTCGTAAATGACACATTTTCAATCCAATAATTGGCTCGAATCTGTAATtacttttatgttataatattgaaaacaaaatatattagatatttagttacaaaaatatttttacaaggttatttttcatgtttatcaaataaataattttaagatttatttatttagatttaatttatgaataataatttttatttttatagtgttattttatttgaatatttggaTAGCTGTTCGGTAAGTTAATGCAGGTAATATGTATTTTCAGGGTTAGGGCCGGAGGCGGATAGTTACCGAAGGTCGGGCCTTCAAATACGGCCATTGTTGAGTTCTCATgcgtttaaattttttgattttaatctgGTTCTTGGTGTAATTGAGTACACAGTTTTCGAATTCAGTTCGAGTAGAATCTGTATATAGTAAGTAGAGATAATGCAGTGCTGTCAGGAGATCGTTAATGTATACGAGGAACAAAAACGGTCCTAAAATGCTCCCTTGTAATACGCATTGTCCATTGATCTCTTATTCTTTTTATTctcctaataattatatttagttaaactacttaaaacatgaatatattattagactAGGACTTTGCATATTATTTTTCCTCGTCTAGCGATGCAAAATGATAGATATACTTATATCTACAGACAATAATTAAGTCTGTATACAAACGGAACGATATGAAGTGattcatattgttttttgtaatattatccacacaaatattataaatacgaaagtaactctgtctgtctgtgtgtctgtctcgctttcacgccaaaactactggaccgatttaaatgcaATTTGGTCCACAAAGAGCTTGAGAAAGGACAAAGgctattttttaattggaaaaaagttctgtaaagggttgaaaagggggatgaaaggttgtatgaaagtattgtcattttatatttaaaacttattttttaggctgtacacttaGAAAATAACATGTTATGACGCACACTAAGgagggaattttggaaattctacccctaaagtgGTAAGATAGGAGTTGAacatttgtatggaagtccgtcattttttaagttggaaacataaaactttatttttagactgattaaaaatgagtacataaatatttaagcgtttctgcatattctacctaTAAGGGGTTCAATAAGGGTTGACgttttttatataggttagtACAGTCTGGAAGTATGgtgtcatttttgaagttaggtgctagaagttttatttttgggataacgattaaaaaaatgAGTTGATACTTATTTAATCGTTTCTGGATGTTCTActctaagggctgaaatacacatcaatgtggtatacaaagagatcTTACTTTAccgtaaaattttaagttaatttgtaaatatattcatattctacgcgagcaaagccgcaggtaacagctagtataatatatattataatacgcaGTATTTGTATTGTTACTAATGTCGGGTGTCGGAcacgttttatgtatatttttatttaaaatgaaaattgtattgtattttgtttaaaatatgcttACATGTGtggttattcaaattttaattagatttttccAAACAACATGTAAATCCATAGAGATAGCGtatgtttgtttaaaacaaaagatgGTTTCAGATGATCTTTTGTTGTATTTATCAGTAAGGATGTTAAAATTGTAAATCTCTGGAATATGGGTTGAAGggcataattaaaacaaatgatacaTCATTAATATCGGTTTATTTTGCAGTATCTATTCTTATCAAATGCCGGGCTAAGACAATTCTGGCTTTGTCTCAGAATAGCTTTCGTCAGATATTGCGTAGCTTAACGCCTGGTAAgatttcttgtattattttcttataaaacattgtttaactGTAAATAATCACATCACAGATTAACTCGCTAATCTTCGCGCAGGCCTATCCTCCCCTAAGAGTACGATTATGAATATtgagtatataaatttattgattgtcaaatattTCTAGTTCCAGACGGACGGACATCGAACTTAAGTGATACaagaattatttatgttaagtaaGTATACAaggttctatataaaaaaattgtcaaatgtCGTATCTTAAAAATAACGTTAGATGTTAATTCCAAGCTGctaatgtgggttggtggatggAACCAGCGATCTTTTTACAAAGATAAATAGATTAAAGCATTATGGATATTTCCCTTGCAATGAGAAAAAGCGgttacagtaaaatatttgaaatttaatactcGATAACTACTGGTAgttctatactaataaattaaaaaaagaaacagccAGATACAGAACTGACTGACTTTGACTTCgactttgtaaataatttacaagacGAATAAAACAAAGGGAATCTCTCCTGGGGTAGACAtgctttgttttgtatttacttctcatttattgtattttatttgttagtacGTATTTTACAAGCTAtaacataattcataaaataaagtacatgCCGTGACAGttcctacttaaataaaacaacagagAGATAAAAAAGACAGACGTCGAGGGAAGTGATGATCTCACGATGTTGCACTATtcgaaaaaagaataaattgcTTGACATTTCAATGATAATAGGGAAGCCCCCGGCAATAACTAGTttacaatatgtaaaaaatCAGATAATAAGTTATTTGTGACCTTACTGAGTTCATTACAAGGACTCTCTGTACCTTAccccattaaaattattaaaatcgttagtaaatattaaaattacagagtatgtagTTTTCTAAGCTTAATGACTTTGACAATGACCAATATATTTTCGTACAGGgtttttttacttcaaaaagTTTTTTCCATATGGTACTGATAGAACCTAAGATTATCAAACGTAAACAAACGTTTCAATTTATGCCATTATCAtcgcaaaatattaaaaaagtagagactaatttatcgataaataatttttgacatttgaaatattataattcatggTGTACTTAATACCGAGGCTCaattttgctatatttttagCTTCATATAAACTAATCTAAATTCAAGGTTATTCAAGGTTTCTACCaaattttgaatagttttattttgtttaatattaactatagCTTTATTGTTTTTGGTATTTTTAGTCGTTCCGTTCAGCAACAGATTTCATTTCGCTTTGAGAATATAACATCACTATTGGATCACCCTGACTTTGACCTTCAGAAACCGACAGTGTTTTATATTCACGGGTGAGTAAATTACATGTTACTTTTTGCTTACATTTGAAACGAAAAAATGGATTTTGATGATGATATGATAAATACCTCGGAATAAGCGATTAATTATGAGAAGTATtataggataaataaatattagcgaataatataaattaattaataaattcaaggGGTATAAAGGCCCTttgaatctataaaaaaatctcgtGAGTAGTCTACAATTAGGGAAATTGATAATGTTACAGTTCTGTGCTTTGGAAAGCGCGTAAAACACCTGTTTATATATCCTGTTGGGCTATTGTTCCGTTGGACTATAACAGTGTAAATATTGAGcgcaataaaataacttaaatataatgaatcttTACTTTGCTTAGTACTTTATTAGTAGTGTCTAGTTTTTGTAGATGTCGGGTACGCCCAAGTCGCCTATTTATGTATAAGTTActcaatagtattttaatttaaagttacgtCGAAATTGCCAGCGATGCGAGCGTTTTGCACGTGATGGACGCTTATGTCAAACGCGGTGATCACAATATATTGGTGCTGGACTGGGCGAACCTTGCGTTCGGAAACTATTTGAAAGTtgtgttaaatgttaaaaaggTGAGTgtgcttattatttatacatatcacacacacacatacacatactatAGATTTATACTATGCTACGATGATTGATAAATCATTTTCTTACgactttttgttttcttttctctatatttttttaataatatttaacatgattgcatagtttatatttagtatataggGCAATATATAGAGTAGAAAACGTACAGAGTAATTAGAAAAAGGGATTTTGTACAGTGGTATGATAAGTTAGTTTCAAGATATGATATGACATTAGATCTTATGAATTAAACGATAAAACCTTGGACGTGCCAGGACATTATGAAAAAAGTATTGACAAAAATTGTCTTTCTTTTGTCGGTttagcttatatttatttttttgccaGAACCGATTTTGCATTtgaatgtaacattttttagaaTTGTTACTGTTTGTATTGAGCCACGTCGCACATGAATCATGTCGAATCGCAAAACATTATTCAGATTTTATGTACTTTCGGGTATTTGCTATGTTAATAACATGTTAAGTTTTAGAAATAAACTTTTCAAACTAAATTCTTCATAACTTAGacatgaaaattgtattttacaaatttacacaACGTCAGCAAAAAACtagtaaaattatctattataacatattttggaTACTTTGGAACATCATTTGTAGAATTATGTTGTCATTGGTAAAGAAACAAATTGCCTTTATTTTTAGGTAGGAAAAGAGTCAGGAAAAGCTTTAGGCAAGTTGCTGAATAACGGCTTGTCTATCGATGGCTTACATGTGGTCGGGCATTCAGCTGGCGCCCATGTAGCGGCGGTTGTCGCGAGAGTTTTGAAAGAAAAGGGATTGACACTTCTTAGGTATAGACGTTTTATTCATCGTTTTAAAGTAGAATTATTTAATCGTTATGGCAACTCTTCACTTGGGGCGGAGTGTTCTCGTTTTCGCATTAATTGTCCGAACATTACAATTAGTCGTCCTACATATctgattatatttactttatttgcaCAAATATGGCTAATAATTACCCTTTTTTTACCCATGTCAGGCATCAGTTAAACATCAGAGTCAATTGAGGCAAATATTTGCATTGATCGTTCAATTTGCTGTAgatattttttggaatatttgAGTTATTTGCGGGATCAGTTTCGGTATAGtataggaataaaataaataaaatttgttatcatTACGTGAACACACTAATCGAAGTGaagtgttgtaaataaaaaaataacaagttcAAAATTTTGGTTTCTTTAACATTTCaagttcaatatttttgtaaggaGTTAGCCCATTTAGCGACCCTTTGCCATCGAGATATATACAGTCATTGTTGTAAGTAGGGTACTTAGACATCTGAgcttatatgtttaatttatgttctttGTTTTCTATCAGACCctttgtcaaattatatttatcagtatGATCACACAAATAGCGAGTGTCTATTGAGTTTCTATCTTCCCCTCTTTGCATGATCCATATTTTGAAACACTAATAGTTTTACATGGAACTGTTATGACATATTAGTCGTaataaattcagtagttactcaatgtaaattattattataattttcaggtTGACTGGTCTAGATCCTGCATATCCCGGTTTCTATCCAGCGATCGATACACATCCTATCTCTTCCAAAGACGCAGTGTTCGTGGACATCATTCACACAGACGGTGGCAAGTATGGGACTCCGTTTAGCACAGGACACGCAGACTTCTGGCCGAACGACGGCAAATCCCCGCAACCAGGCTGTCCGACAGTCACTCTTATTTTAACTAAGGAAAGTgagttatctttttaatttttaataatcgaaGTTCATGGCAATGGTCTACatgtatatgatatttttttggaaatttgcATGTTACTAAATGTTCTCTTTCACCAAGATATAGTATGTAATTGTTTCAGATTTCTGCAGTCACTGGCGTTCATGGCAATACTGGGCGGAATCAGTAGTCGGTGGCAACTTTGTCGCTAGAAATTGTGCTAATTACAATGCCTTTCAAAAAGGGAACTGTAGTGGAACAGCTCGCATGGGTCTTCAAGCTACACCGGAGTAAGAATTgtctcttttattaatatattatcgaaGCATCGACGAAATTGTTATTTCTGAATATATCGGGAAACAAAGTAAAAGTCTTACGACGATTTTTATAAGGCGCGGACGAAGCCAAATTTCAAACGTAACTACTGcccacattatttattataataacagaaaGGAAACTTCATATTTTACGAATAATCTCAAACGACTCgtatcataattttatgtatttattttaaattattttatatgtcttTCAGATTACGTGGCGATTTCTACTTGCGCACAGCATCAAAAGAGCCCTTCGCTTTAGACGATACAGGAGTTGCATgataaaaatcaatcaatagAATTATAGGTATTGCATCATTAAATAAACGctaaaagacaaaaaatatgataatcgTTACAATGTTTATGAAGAAGATTATGAATGGCCCATTATCAATTCTagccataattatttttaagaacttttaaaataatgaaggtatattcttaaaataatccGTTCAATAAACCCTATAGCGTATGATTCGGACAAGGCATGGATGGCAACCAGCCTTTGCAACAGATAATGTAGGTATAAATAATTTCC
Above is a window of Vanessa atalanta chromosome 19, ilVanAtal1.2, whole genome shotgun sequence DNA encoding:
- the LOC125071583 gene encoding pancreatic lipase-related protein 2-like; translation: MVSFLKLVSILIKCRAKTILALSQNSFRQILRSLTPVPDGRTSNLSDTRIIYVNRSVQQQISFRFENITSLLDHPDFDLQKPTVFYIHGYVEIASDASVLHVMDAYVKRGDHNILVLDWANLAFGNYLKVVLNVKKVGKESGKALGKLLNNGLSIDGLHVVGHSAGAHVAAVVARVLKEKGLTLLRLTGLDPAYPGFYPAIDTHPISSKDAVFVDIIHTDGGKYGTPFSTGHADFWPNDGKSPQPGCPTVTLILTKENFCSHWRSWQYWAESVVGGNFVARNCANYNAFQKGNCSGTARMGLQATPELRGDFYLRTASKEPFALDDTGVA